GTCTGTTCCAGCAGATCCTCTCCGGCGTGGACTACTGCCACAGACACATGGTGGTGCACCGAGACCTGAAGCCAGAAAACGTTCTTCTGGACGCGCACATGAATGCCAAGATAGCGGACTTTGGTAAGTGACTTTACTAAAATGACCAAAACCTGTGCCTACCGGGAGAAGATGTGTGGATGGTCAGCTGGGTTGTCGAAATGGGAGGATAAGTGAAGCAACCAGACACTCAGGTCTCCCAAAAATCCACTCCATGCTGCAGTCCCTTCAGTCCAAGAGGTCGGACCCCCATTTATCAGAAGGTGACAGCCTCTCTTAGCAGTGTGCTCTTCTGTgatggaacctgtcaccatgatgcACCTATTAGCACATAGCTCACGGGGAGGTCCTATCATTTCTACTACTTACCTTCAGGGTCCGAACCTAAACACTGGACAtcaagtgtccccccccccccgtcctaaAATTGAGGACCTCTTATACTAGAGGGGTTTCTTTAAACCCCCAAGTGCTAATTACGCATTAGTTTAGCGCTTTTAGGCCTATTGGGCAGAACTATATCATGGCAGCACATTGCCTGGGTGGACACTtgcaggaaggcagcaggcgGTACTTGGCACGGAGGCAGGCCACACCACTGCTGTATGGGCTCGTGGTGAGAGGGCATCCTATCCTATGAACTACTTTTGCTCCCTGACCTGAACATTTTCCTGAAGCAGTCGCTAgcgggggagctcagtgcatatatCATTACAGCTACCATTGAGTTCAATGGTAACGGTATACATTtcaatgcattgagctccccccTACTGGTGGCTGTGGGGCCCTGTGTGCAGCAGGATTTGATATTTTCTATGTTCAAAGCAGTTTTACAGCTAGTCCATTATCGTGATATCAAACGGAGCAGTCTAGGTCTAGTAATGGACTGCGCCATTCTTATGTTGTCAGGTCTCTCAAAcatgatggcagatggagaattCCTGAGGACAAGCTGTGGATCTCCCAATTATGCGGCTCCGGAAGTCATATCGGGGAGGTAAGAAAAGGACGTTGCCTCATCTTCATATAACAACTGTGCCCCGGTGTTGTGGGGTGCCCTAACTGCCCTGTAACCTGTGCCAGGAGCTGTGTCCTTCACATCTTGGCAGTGATCCTGTGTTATGTGGCCCCTGTGCCACTCAATCATCAGAATTAGAGGGACCCTTGTTGTGAATGCAGTGATAGAAAATGGTGGCGAATGTTGTCCATGAGGTCCTGCCTTTTCTCTAGATGGTTGCAGACATGAATCGATCCTTGATAGTAACCTGTTCGTTTTGTGCCTCAGACTGTACGCAGGTCCAGAGGTGGACATATGGAGCAGCGGGGTCATTCTCTATGCGCTGCTGTGCGGGACTCTCCCGTTTGATGATGACCACGTGCCAACGCTCTTCAAGAAGATCTGCGATGGCATCTTCTACACGCCACAGTATCTGAACCAGTCAGTCATCAACCTTCTGAAGCACATGTTACAAGTGGATCCCATGAAGAGAGCGACCATCAAGGACATCCGGTAATGAAATGCTTCCTGGTGGTTATATACGGTAAAGACGGGAGGGCAGCTATGGGGACGCAGCAGGTTCTGTGGTTTATGAATGTGTTCTCACTTGGTTTAACGCGCCGTGTTTATGAATAGGATGATGGACTGGTCTCTGCTCTCTCCTGCACCCTGACCCCACGGTCCTGTACCGGAATTATCAGTTCCCATCACGCCCCTAAACGCGTCGCTTGTGTGCAGAACTGTGTTCCAGAGTTCAAAAGCGGATGGTAGGGAACTTTggaactttaaccccttaaggatgactgcagtacatgtacggtggaAGTCCTGGGTTTATACATGGCGCCTGCTCAGAAGATTAGCAGGCTCCATAGCCACCAGgtttgttttacacagcagaaacCAAGAGGCAATGTCTGATCGGCGGTATTGCCGATCATGAACATTTAACCCATTAGATGCCATGGACAGttctgaccatggcatctgggagGCTTTTCCCCAGGAGTGCTGCGATTGGGGAAGCCATTCATTCGCCGTGGTAGCCTCAATCCTTAGGTAGGATCCAAGGGCTACCACAGCAAGagtttctatggagccctgccacaggaacGTATTAAATAACCTATAGGCTGCTGTAGTCATTTGTAGCAGTTTATGGGACAAGCAATCTAAGGATCGCATTTTCAAGTCCCCTGAGAAGACTTaatataataaagaaaaaataaatgtttttatgaatataaaaattcaaatctccTCCCTTTCccccataataaaaattaaataaacctCATTACCACCGTGTCCCAAAACGCCTGAACTATGAAAATATAAACGTATTTATCCCGTACGGTAAACACCATTACGATTTGCTGCTTTATCACCGCTTGCTTTGATGCaaagaaaacaaatatatatttcccATACTTTTTGTCACGGTGTTTATCCTGCAGCTTTTTACTGTTTTGTTTAATCTCCATTTTTAATTTAGAGAACATGAATGGTTCAAACAGGATCTCCCCAAGTACCTGTTCCCCGAGGACCCCACCTACAGTACAAACATGATTGATGACGAAGCCTTAAAGGAAGTGTGCGATAAGTGCGAGTGTACGGAGGAGGAGGTGCTCAGCTGCCTGTACAGCCGCAACCACCAGGACCCTCTAGCAGTGGCGTATCATCTGATCATAGACAACCGGCGGATAATGAACGAGGCTAAAGACTTTTATTTGGCCACGAGCCCTCCGGATTCCTTTGTCGACGAACCTCACACACCCCGTCCCCATCCAGAAAGAGTCCCGTTCTTAGTGGCAGAGTCCCCTCGGCAGAGACACACTCTTGACGAGCTGAACCCTCAAAAATCTAAGCATCAGGTTGGGGTCAGAAGAGCGAAATGGCATCTTGGAATTAGAAGTCAGAGCCGGCCGAATGACATCATGGCCGAGGTCTGCAGAGCAATGAAACAGCTGGACTATGAGTGGAAGGTAAGTACAAAGTGCCACTGACCTCACCAGAAAGATCAAATATGTCTCTGAAGAATCTGGTCTTTGTTCTTGGGCTCCAGATTCCTTCTTCTCTTCACACTGCCTGCATCCACCGCTATGGCGAGCTGACTGACTGATTTATGCAGATCCATcttcagtaagctcctgagctccccctaatggtggctgCAAGCAGACCGGTTTTAGAAATGACAAGGATacagtcaccagttttatgcaaCATTGCTTAGCGACAGGTCCCCTACGcagaatgctgggtcactttcttaaaCTGACCCAGCCATTTTCCTAAAAtctgtattgaaaagctccagcacaGTCACCATTGTCCTTACCCCTCTGCTCGCTGTAAATATTTTCCCCACTAAGTTCACTAGTCAGTCTCCTTTCTCCTCTGGCAGCTGTAAATAGTTTCCTAGTCCGTGTCCTTCCTCGTGGCAGGCATGAATATAGTCtccaataagttaaataatccGTTTCCTTCAGCCTGAGCATCACGTTCCAAATCTTCTGACTATGGCAGCAGTAAATATAGTCCCCGGTAAGTTCCCAGTCGGTCTCCTTTACCTCCTGGTAGCTGTAGATATAGGCccagcttaagggctcatgcacactaacgtattttctttctgtgcccgTTCCATATTAAAATTTTatgttttgcggactgtatgtggaaccatttatttcagtgggtctgcaaaaaaagaagcagttactccgtgtgccttccgttttcgtatttctgttctgcaaaaaatagaacatgtcctaatattgtcatTACGgactaggataggactgttctattagggggccagctgctctgttccgcaaaatacagaatgcacacaacgtcatccgttttttttttttttgcggaccgcaaaatacataccattgtgtgcatgagcccttactaacGTGTCTGAAGTGGTGCAGTTTGGCAcaactagggtttctacacttttcccGACATGCTTGACAACGGGATGGGACTTAATTGAAAGGGTGGAGCATCGCACAAAAGGGTGTGGGGGGCCTGCGATGCACCAATAGTTGTGCTACAATTCTGGAGTAAAAACCTGTCTCATAGTAAGCCAACCCATAGCTGGTATAGAGTCAGAAGTGTCTGTCCccgcaccacatttatcatccggCCTGAGCTCCTGGGATAAATCTGGGGCAGGTCCAGAAGTGTTGTCTAAGCCTCTGCCATccgcaggattagtaaatctgggccgtaGTCCCCAATAGACTCTCCTGCTCATAGAGAATTAGATGAGCTGGATCTACACACtgatgaacaccaggtggcgctataGTAAATGTCGTAAATCTTCActggtcgttttttttttttttttttttttttttttttttgacatgaCATTTTTTATGGTCTGTACAATAGACAGAAGACCTCTTTAACGATATAGCTGTGCACTGACGAGTCTCATGGCTCTGGTACTGGAGCTACATGAAGGATAAACCTGGTAATGGCTGTTGTCTCTTGTGCTTGGATCCTGTAGGTGGTGAATCCGTACTATCTACGAGTCAGGAGAAAAAACCCGGTTACTAGCATGTATACGAAAATGAGCCTGCAGCTATACCAAGTGGACAGCAGGACGTACCTGCTGGACTTCCGCAGCATTGACGGTAAGACGGGTCCCCAGGAGAGGGCTCATCATTCATGACTGGCAGGAGGAAGTCCTGATGGGGGTCCTCTTGACTCCTCTGTACGGCTCTGCCCTCATCTGACAGGTCTCTCCTTATACGCAGACAGGGAGAGACTTGAGAAGCGACACTAGAAAAGTGATGGGACAGAACCCGTCACGGGCAGATTACACCCGGATATACACTGATTTACGACGTTCCCGGTGAAATCTGTAAAGGAGCAGGTTGTAGAAGGAGAAAGAGGGAAGCGTGGAAAGAAAAGGGTCTTTAGAAATTGGGAAGCTTTTTTCCAAAGACCTTGCATGGTCACAAGGCTGGTATGTGTGCAGTATACACCAGAGCTGTTCCTGTGGCGGATGTAGATTATGAAAATATATAATGGCTGTATGTATATTATGGTTTGGTATTTCCTTTTGATCCTGGCTGTTTAACTCCTTAGACGCCGTAATCAATAAAaactgcagcatctaaggagTTTAGCAGAGGAGGCTCCCTCTGTCAGCCAACCAGTGCCCTGTGACATGATCACAGGGGCACCAATAGGTTTCCATAGCAACTGGGGGCTAATAGTTTAACACTGATAGACAATTGTgctttgaaatactgccatttttgcGCAAAGATTTGTTACTTTTCACCATTTTACGCTTCTATCGCCACTTTTTAAAGGGGGTGAGGTAGATGGGTGGGGTTTAGTGGGATGGGCAGGGCAGCCTTAATATAacttatgccagaaactggcataaattcGGGTACAAATGTAAGCCAACTCCTAGCCGGCATAGACTTAAATTTTTGGCGCAGAGACTGCCAGATTTATGAAGAGACCTGTGCAGTCCAGGTTAAGACTGGTGTATGAAGTAGCAGAttcttgtattccccatgaagTGTCTATTCTGGGGAGTTTATTTCTTAGAATTCTGTTttatgccattcctctgttattcctcctagagaaTAATGAATCAACTGACACCTGGGTGTTACTATTCTTGTCAAAGGAGTGCGTCCCTACAGTTTGAACCCGTTGGCTCTGATTGGACAGTGTATGGATGCTCCCTCCCGCCCCAAACTAGTGACACCCAGTTTTCATAAATTGGAATAACAGAGGGACAACATAATAAAATcctaagaaaaaaaattgggaatgtaagcaattactaaaacagacctgtcaggggttttttgataaaaaaaaaaaaaaaaagcaacaacgTTGGTGCTCATCAGAAAAAGTCACCCCTGTGTAGAACGCCCTGCTCCAGGTGTGAGATGGGACTTAGCAGGCGGGGAGTATATTATGCTTGATCCTGGCTCAGTTTCAGCAATGTATGCGGGTTGCGCCTGTGCAGTCAGGcagcctcaaactgcggccctccagctgttgcaaaaccaactcccagcatgtctgaacagcctacaggtatcggcctacagcagggcattgtgggagttgtagttttacaacagctggagggccggagtttgaggatgcctgctctagcaCTACGCAGGCACCACCCGTGTACTTTGTGGGTTGAAACTCTGCACGGATCACAAGTGCACGGTGCATGCACACTGCATGGAACgatgctgctgcccacaatggtcatcgcagtgcgcatgcgcttgatctcggccagtacactggatgacgtaAGAGGCTTACAGGGCAGGCCAAGaaacaggctggggaggggttatgtgaggacggcagagcggcctgggcacttgcgagccctcatttacgtatgaataaaactcagtttttgcacctggtgaacatccaaacaaaaagacaaaggtaTTCCCTGGTCGCTCTTGACACGCAGGAAATGACCGCTCACCCTGTCACTGGCTGGGGCGGATCACTGCTGTGATGAGGGGGACCAGAAAGCAGAGACCAGCAGGGACCTGGGCAGCAGCGGAGAGCCCCTTTATTCAAGCCAACAGGCCACATGGCTGATTATCCGTAAGTGTTAATTATGTTGGTGTGATTGGCAATGGCAACTGGTACTGCCCAAAAAACAAAATCTACCCCCATTGGGGCACAAGGTCTAGTGTGGGGTATGTAGCAGTGTATGTGTACCCTATCCACAATCAGAACAGCCGGTGACATCTTAAGCGCCAGGTGGTCCCTTCAAGTAGTGGGCATCATGCCCACTTGGTGGTGAGATCCTCCAGTTACAACAGCACGTCTTGGATCTACTCGCTTTAACAAACGCTTTTATGTCTCCAACCAGACGAAGTAACAGACCCCAAGTCTGAAGCTGCCCCCCGAAGACGCTCAGGATCCGTCAGCAACGCCCGCAATGCCCAGAAAAGCGACTCCGACGCCGAAGGCCCGGGAAAGTCGTCTGACGGTTCTGTCccctcctccctgacctcctccgTAGACTCCTCCAGCAATGACTTGGTCCCTCGGCCGGGAAGCCATACTATAGAGTTCTTCGAAATGTGTGCAAACCTAATAAAAATCCTGGCGCGGTAGGCGGAGCTCTAACTTTCATATCCAGCAATAAACATGCAGTAACTTGTAGCCAAATGCTTCCAGTTTTAATCCAGTCCTACTTATACCAAGAGCTGAAAGCGACGCCACAAATGCTATTTGCACATAGAAGTTAAGCTTAATGTGTGATTCCTTATCCTAGCGATCGGATTGTATATACTGTTTCCTTCAGGTTGACAACCTTTTAATTGCACATTTTATCGAACACTGGGCGTTGTCGCGTCTctttaatttttacattttttttcttgcgttttaatttAGCATTATTTCTGGTTATGAACATATCGGGGGGGCATTGTATCTGCACAACGGGGGTTAATGAATGATCAAAGGAATCGGTAAAATgcagtgaatttttattttatttttgcttgataCAGGACGTGATGCAATCGGcgaaataaaacagatttttatttcTCACTGATTAAACATTCCTCAGATCTTCTATTATAATTCACCTtgttaattgtaaaaaaaatctttattaaaaagaaaaaatgcaaatCTGTGTGAAATGTAGATATATTGATGTCATTGGCAGCTCGGGAGGATCTTTTTTTCATATCGGTTTAGGACTATTTGACCAGTGcatgtttttctgatacagagatcCAAACCTCCTGCGTATAAATGGCTAGATGATAAAATtctgcctgtagccaccactagggggagctcaggaggttACTACATACAAAtctagagctccctctagtagtggctgtatatatctgtatgcagtaatctgagctccctctagtggtggctgtatatatctgtatgcagtaatctcctgatctccctctagtggtggctgtatatatctgtatgcagtaatctgagctccctctagtggtggctgtatatacctgtatgcagtaatctgagctccctctagtggtgactgcaggcaggtaGCAATTTATTATGTAATTAGTTGGCATTGCATAGGTGGTCTAAAGTGATGTTGGAATTGCATCAAATTTtttaagggattctgtcacctcgttttagcctatagagctgcggacatgcacggctagattgccgctagcatgtccgcaatatacctgtcccataaagctgtgtccttttttttttatttattgtttaaaaaaaatatttttttttatagatatgtaaatgaccctggtaagAGCAAGGAGGCGatttcggaggacgcaggcggtgctgggctccttcacagggggcgtggctgggctccaagaaggttagtacagccccttggacacctaCCAGGGTCATTTAGAGATCTATAAAATCCTCTTttattgtttataaaaaaaagactGCTTTAtgggaccggtatattgcggacatgctagcggcgatctagccgtgcatgtccgcagctctataggctaaaacgaggtgacagaatccctttttaaaggggtgtttttttttttttttgtttttttttgcaatttggaCTTTCTAGTCAGAAAATGAAACCAGCtgtgtcattttctggcttttGTATTAGTAAATCTaagttttttatttgtttgcatCATTTATGGTGTGGCTGAATAGTTGTAGGCCTGTGTCTGTCTGTTCAGGGGATTTTTTTTGGAGCTCAGAAATATAAATTGTAATACCTCTGCGATctgtagctgctttttttttgcatCCATACCAAATTCTCTGGGCTGGCAGCTTCCGATTCTAAGACC
This portion of the Bufo gargarizans isolate SCDJY-AF-19 chromosome 1, ASM1485885v1, whole genome shotgun sequence genome encodes:
- the PRKAA1 gene encoding 5'-AMP-activated protein kinase catalytic subunit alpha-1, coding for MRSLSSLLKMAADKQKHHDGRVKIGHYILGDTLGVGTFGKVKIGKHELTGHKVAVKILNRQKIRSLDVVGKIRREIQNLKLFRHPHIIKLYQVISTPTDIFMVMEYVAGGELFDYICKNGKLDEKESRRLFQQILSGVDYCHRHMVVHRDLKPENVLLDAHMNAKIADFGLSNMMADGEFLRTSCGSPNYAAPEVISGRLYAGPEVDIWSSGVILYALLCGTLPFDDDHVPTLFKKICDGIFYTPQYLNQSVINLLKHMLQVDPMKRATIKDIREHEWFKQDLPKYLFPEDPTYSTNMIDDEALKEVCDKCECTEEEVLSCLYSRNHQDPLAVAYHLIIDNRRIMNEAKDFYLATSPPDSFVDEPHTPRPHPERVPFLVAESPRQRHTLDELNPQKSKHQVGVRRAKWHLGIRSQSRPNDIMAEVCRAMKQLDYEWKVVNPYYLRVRRKNPVTSMYTKMSLQLYQVDSRTYLLDFRSIDDEVTDPKSEAAPRRRSGSVSNARNAQKSDSDAEGPGKSSDGSVPSSLTSSVDSSSNDLVPRPGSHTIEFFEMCANLIKILAR